The nucleotide sequence CACCCAAGTTTCCATTTTCGTCATTGCCATAGATCGCTTTGACTAGGTGCGGCTGTACTCGTTTCCCGCCATTAGCGACTGTTGAAGCATATTGAGCTAATTGGATTGGTGTATATGTGTCAAACTGTCCAAATGCCAAATCGGTAAAGTTACCTGGAGTATACCATTCTTTGCCATTATCCGCATTGAACTTCTTCATATAATCAACAGAACGTGAGATCCCAGGAGATTCATTCGGCAAATCGATCCCAGTCGTTGTACCAAGACCAAACTCTTTGAAAGAGTCTCTCAATTGCTGGTAAGCTTTAGCTTCTTCATCTAAACTAGGTAGTCCCATTCCAGGTGTATAGTCTAGTCCTAACATCTTTAACGCCACTTTGATCATATACGTATTAGAAGACAATTCCAATGCTTTGACTGCATCAAGAGCAACTTGTCCGCTTCGATTAAAGACAGAGCTTTTTTCTGAAGCACCTTGCAGACGAATCGGCTCATCAATCAAAACTTGATTTCCGCTGATCGCGTTACTTGCCCAGCCTGCTGTCAAAGTACCAGCCTTGACTACAGACCCTGGAGCAAAGGCGCTAGTAATCGTGCCTAAAGCATTCTCGGTGATTTCTTTGGAACCTTGTTCATGACTGAAACCAGTCATTGCTAGCACTTCTCCTGTCTGAGGATTCATAGCCACTGCATAAGCACCAGGCGAATACTGTGCTTTGCCGTTGTTGATCAATGTTTGATAATTCCTTTTCAAAATTTCTTCTACTTTTGATTGGAATTCTGCATTCATAGATAACATTAAATTAGAACCTTTTTCCCCAGAGAAGATTTCTTTTTGATTCGAAACATTTCCTTCATTATCAAGGGAAACTTCATATTGGGTTTTGGTTCCTTGCAGGACATCTTCATATTGTTTTTCCAAATAACTTTGTCCTACACGGTCATTCCGAGAATAACCTTTTGCTAGGTATTTCTCTGCTTCATCTGCTGGAAGTCCTTGCTTTTCAGTCGTCACACTGCCAAGAATACTTTTCAGTGAACTTGCTGCATTATATTCTCGTGTCCAGTCTGTGCCAGTCGAAACTCCTGGAAGTTCAGAAGCGCGTTCTGCCACAACAGCTAACTCTTGATCAGTAACACCAGAGTTTTTGATATAGACAGTGTTTAATTCATATGCACTATTCATCCGTTTAAAGATGGTAGCAATTTTTAATTGCTCCTCGTTTAAATTAATCTCATCAGCTGTGACTTTATTGACCATCGCACTATATTGTTCGCTGTTCCCTAATTGCTTTTCTTTTGCCGAAAGTCTTTTTGTGGCTTCTTTCAAATGTTTGGGATCAGCCAGCCAAAAATCTTTTTTATCTCTATCTGTCAGATTTTCATCTACCGGAACATCGATCAGCGAGTTCAGCTTCGTTGCGATTTCAAGCAAATCTTTAGCCGTAACTTGTGTTCCTCTCGTATATGTGATGGCCTGATTCGCTTTATTCGTAACTAAAGCTTTTCCTGTGGAGTCGTAGATCATTCCGCGAGGAGTACTTTCTTGGACCGTAATCGTAGAAGTAGACTTCACTCGCGCCTCCATCTCTTCGCCGTTCACGATCTGCAAATAACCCAATCTAGCAATCAACGCAACAAATAACGTAAATATAATGAAAAAAAGAAAATTTAAGCGAAAAGGAACATGGGACCGGCGAAACGTTTTGTTCTTAGGTTCTTGTGCACCTTTTCTTATTTTTTCTAACCAAGAAGTATTTAATATTTTTTTCATAAAATCTTTCATCATTTCCTATCCTTCCGCCTATTTACATTCATGCTTCATTGTACCCAAAAACTTCTTAATAAAAAAGAAAAAATGGGCGGAGCAAGAAATTCTTTACCTAATTTCAAGATAAAATCAACTTTTTGTTTCACAGCAATCACTTAAAGTTACATATCCAACTATTTTTTTCATTAAAAAATAAACTTATTTTTGAAAATTATGTTTTCTTAAGTCGTGAAACACTTTGATGGATCATTTATTTGTGGAAAACTACGTTTTGTTATTCTAAAAAACTTATATAAAAAATAGTAAGGTTTTTATTTCGAATCCATAAAATATTCTTGGATTGCTTCTCGTGTTTTTTTCACTTTTTCGCTAAGCTTTTCGTTTTTAGCCATATAGAAATAAAAAATGATATCGATCGTAGCAAATTGGGCCAAAAGTGAATTAGTTGCCGCACTTCGATTCGTGATTTCTTTTGGTCTAGATGTTTGTACGAGTACATCGGCTATCTTGCTAAGCGGGTTATTTCCAAATTGCGTCAACGCAATGATTTCGATATTCATGCTTTTCGCCAGCTCGGCTAATGCGACTACATCTGCACTTCTACCTGAGTTTGAAACAAGCCAAAGCACTTTCTTTTTCTCATTGCTGACAAGTTGCGGGAGAAAGACGTGGATATCTTTTTCAAAAATGATTGGCTTACCGACACGAGACCATTTTTGCAGAATATCTTTTACTACTAAAGAAGAGGCGCCAACCCCATATAAAAAAACAGTCTCTGCCGATTCCAAACACTCTACGACTTTTTGGATCGTTTCTTCTTCTAGAATATCTACTGTTTCTTTTATCGCTACTTGTGCATTGTTACCAAGTTTGTTTTTGATAGAGTAAAAGGACTCATTTGCTTCTATATCACTAAAACCTTCATCGATTCCAGTCTGTAGTTCTGTTGAAATCGTGATTTTGAAGTCCGTCAGACTTTGAAAACCGATTTTTTTGGAAAAACGTACAACTGTCGGCGCACTCAACCCGGAAGCTTCTGCTAATTCATTAGCTGTCATTGTAGGGACCTTCTCAATATTACCGATAATGTAGTTGGCCAACTTTTTTTCTGCTGAAGAATAATCTTCCATCATACTTTCAATACGACTAATTACGCTCATAAGTTCCTCCACCCTTTTAATGATAGTCTATGTAAGTATACCATATCAGACCCTTATTCACGGTCGTATACTGGATAAAAAAACAAAAAAACAATCCGCCCAACAGAATATCTTATCCTATCAATCCCACAGATTCTATTGAGCATCTGTGTCTTTGAGGAATACCTGTTATCTATTGTTCGGATTGTTTTCTATCTACTACTTTTTTACAGGAAATTTACCTATTAGTTTTCTCTGCTGTAATTTTTGACTTCTGCTTCCATAGCATCAATAAAGATATTCAAATCTTCTACAGCTGTTTCTTTACTTCCATAACGACGTACGTTCACTGTTGCATCTTCCAATTCCTTGTCTCCAACAACCAATTGGTAAGGGATCTTTTGTGTTTGAGAGGCACGTATCTTATAGCCCATTTTTTCATTACGATCATCAACTTCTACACGCAACCCCTTCATTTGCAAACGTTCTTTGATTTCATAAGCATAATCGCCATGTGCATCAACAGAAACAGGGATGATTGTTGCTTGTATAGGTGCCAACCATGTTGGAAAAGCGCCTTTGTATACTTCTGTTAAATAAGCAACAAAACGTTCCATTGTAGAAACGATTCCGCGGTGGATAACTACTGGACGATGCGTATTTTCCCCGTCTTCTCCAACATATGTCAAATCAAAGCGCTCTGGCAATAAGAAGTCTAATTGTATAGTTGATAATGTTTCTTCTGTACCAAGAGCTGTTTTGACTTGAACATCTAGTTTTGGTCCGTAAAAGGCTGCCTCGCCTTCTGCTTCAAAGTAATCTAGTTCTAATTCATCCATAGCTGCTTTCAGCATTGCTTGGGCTTTTTCCCACATTGCGTCATCATCAAAATATTTATCTGTATTGTTTGGATCGCGATAGCTCAAGCGGAAACGATAATCTGTAATATTGAAGTCAGCATATACTGCCACCATCAATTCAAGCGTACGTTTAAATTCATCTTTGATTTGATCAGGACGAACAAATGTATGACCATCATTCAACGTCATTTCTCGTACACGTTGTAAACCTGACAAAGCACCTGATTTTTCATAGCGATGCATCATTCCTAATTCAGCGATACGAATTGGTAATTCACGATAAGAATGGATCGTGTTTTTGTAGACCATCATGTGATGAGGGCAGTTCATTGGACGAAGAACAAGCATTTCGCCATCTCCCATATCCATTGGCGGGAACATGTCTTCTTGATAATGATCCCAATGTCCAGATGTTTTGTACAACTCAACATCTCCCATTATTGGTGTATATACATGTTGGTAACCTAGACTAACTTCTTTGTCTACGATATAACGTTCGATCGTGCGTCGGATTGTTGCCCCTTTTGGAAGCCAGAATGGCAAACCAGAACCTACTTCTGGGGAAACCATGAATAAGTCAAGTTCTTTTCCTAGTTTACGATGGTCTCTTTCTTTTGCTTCTTCACGGAGACGGATATATTCTTTCAAAGCTTTCTTGTCAAAAAAGGCTGTCCCGTATACACGTTGCATCATTTGATTGTTTGAGTTTCCACGCCAATAAGCACCTGCCACTGATAATAATTTAAATACTTGTATACGGCCAGTGGATGGAACATGTGGTCCACGACACAAATCGATGAATTCGCCTTGTTGATAAGCAGTAATCACTTCTTCTTCTGGCAATTCACTAATCAGTTCTACTTTGTACGGATCACTTGCAAAAATTTCTAATGCTTCCTGTTTTGAAAGAACACGGCGTTCGATCGGCAGATTTTCTTTGACGATTTTCATCATTTCTGCTTCGATTGCCGGCAAATCTTCTGCAGTTACTTGGTTTTGTCCATTATCTGTATCGTAGTAAAACCCTGAATCGATAGCTGGTCCAACGCCAAAGTGGATATTTGGATAGAGGCGACGCATGGCTTGGGCCATCAAATGAGCTGCTGAATGACGGACTAAGCCAAGTGCATCTTCATGGTCTGGTGTGATGATCTCAATACTTGCATCTTCCTCGATTGGACGAGTCAAATCAACGAGTTTTCCGTTCACTTTACCAGCTAAAGCTTTTTTTGCTAAGCTTTTTGAAATGCTTTCAGCAATTGCCAATGTTGTTGTTCCAGACTCAAATTCTTTGACTGCACCATCTGGAAAAGTAATTTTTATCATAATAGTTTCCTCCTTGAAATGTTTTGATTGATCAGATCATCAAGCTGAAAAACAAAAAAATCCTAGCATCTCTTGAAAAGAGATACTAGGACGAAAAGTTCGTGGTTCCACCTAATGTTCAAACGCAAATGCGTTCCTCAAGCGTTGTAACGGTCCGACCGCCCTTGCTTCAACAAGGGTTTCGAAAGTGGTCATCCTTTGGTTTTCTCCTGGAAAAGTTTCAGCCTAGCTTTTCCTCTCTTATCGAAGACTCTCAAATTCAGTTGGCTTTCTCATCAATCAATTATGTGTTTATTTAACCACTAATAAATAGAAAAATCAAGTGGGAAACTAAACTTATTTTTTCCATTCCCCATTTACACCGTATGTTCCTTTTTTCATCTCATTGATGATGACATGGATGTGTTCTTTTGGTGCCTGCGTGTTTTTATGAACAGCTTCCGTGATATCTTTCATCATATTTTCTAATTGTTCCGGACTGCGACCTTCTACTAATTCGACATGTACGAATGGCATAATGCTCTCTCCTCTTTCTGATCGTTCTTTTTTCAACTCGATTCTATCATACTATGTTTGTCTTGGGTACTGAATCAGGAAAAATGGCTGGATCTTTTTTTGCTCTCAAGGCACTCAAAATAGAGACCGTATCCACGACTTCTTGCAAAACAGCTCCGAATAATGCGGGGATTAGTCCCGTACTTGCAATTAACATCAAAAAAATACAAATAAAGATGCCAATCAGTACAGACTGTTTCGCTATTCTCATCGTATCTCTTGAAATCACTACTGCTTTTGCTACACGCAAGAGATCATCTTTCAAGATGACCGCATCTGCACTTTCACTAGCAGCTGTAGAACCATGTGCCCCCATTGCAATACCGATATCTGCAGCAGCAAGTGCTGGAGCGTCATTCACGCCGTCTCCTACCATCGCAACAGGTCTTTGATCTTTAGGGATACTTTCTAAAATGGTCAGTTTATCTTGAGGCAAGCTACGGGCATGTACAGAATCTAATTGGACTTTTTCTGCAATCGTTTGAGCAATGGCAGATCCATCCCCGGTGATCATCATCAAATTTTTCACATCAAGTTTTCTTAGCTCCTTGATTGTCTTTGCTGCTTCTGGGCGAATCTGATCCGAAAATAGGATCGTTCCTGCAAAAGATCGATCAATTGTTACATAGATTGCTGTATTGGACGTTTCTATTTCTTCAGCTGAAACAAAAGAGGCACGTCCAATCTTTACTTCATGATTATTGACTACTGCTTGGATTCCTTGACCGGTCACTTCTTTCAGTTGACTAACAGGATACAGTTGGCTGTTTTTCACGTTGTTCACTAACGAACGAGCTAAGATATGGCTAGATTCCTGTTCTGCACTAGCTGCATACAGAAGTAGCTCTTCTTTTTTTATTCCATTGACTGGCTGAATCGCCTCTACTTCCAATATCCCTTTGGTAAGCGTTCCTGTTTTATCAAAAGCAATCGTTTTTGTACGTGCGAGCTTTTCAATCGTTGTTCCAGTTTTTACAACGATCCCGTTTTTACTTGAACGGCTCATTCCTGCAACTAAAGCAATGGGCGCAGCTAGAATCAGTGGACAAGGTGATGCCACTACCAGTACCTCAGCAAATCGTAAAGGGTCTTTTGAGAACCACCAAGAAATACCACCGATCAAATAAGCAATCAACGTGAAAGGGACTGCATAACGATCAGCTAAACGGACAAATCGGGCAGGCTTTTCTTTTGATTCTTCGACTAGTTTAATAATCATTTGATACTGGCTGTCTGCGGCACGTTTTTCAGCGATCATTTGGATCGATCCGTCTCCATTTAAAGACCCTGACATAATCTGATCTCCAGGTTTCTTGGTTTCCGGGCGGGACTCACCTGTCAAAGAAGATTCATCGACCGAAGATTCTCCTTTGGTCACTCGACCATCTGCGGGTACAAGTTCGCCAGGCTTGACTAGTAACTGGTCATCAATATTTATTTCATCGATTACTATATCCTG is from Enterococcus faecium and encodes:
- the thrS gene encoding threonine--tRNA ligase — encoded protein: MIKITFPDGAVKEFESGTTTLAIAESISKSLAKKALAGKVNGKLVDLTRPIEEDASIEIITPDHEDALGLVRHSAAHLMAQAMRRLYPNIHFGVGPAIDSGFYYDTDNGQNQVTAEDLPAIEAEMMKIVKENLPIERRVLSKQEALEIFASDPYKVELISELPEEEVITAYQQGEFIDLCRGPHVPSTGRIQVFKLLSVAGAYWRGNSNNQMMQRVYGTAFFDKKALKEYIRLREEAKERDHRKLGKELDLFMVSPEVGSGLPFWLPKGATIRRTIERYIVDKEVSLGYQHVYTPIMGDVELYKTSGHWDHYQEDMFPPMDMGDGEMLVLRPMNCPHHMMVYKNTIHSYRELPIRIAELGMMHRYEKSGALSGLQRVREMTLNDGHTFVRPDQIKDEFKRTLELMVAVYADFNITDYRFRLSYRDPNNTDKYFDDDAMWEKAQAMLKAAMDELELDYFEAEGEAAFYGPKLDVQVKTALGTEETLSTIQLDFLLPERFDLTYVGEDGENTHRPVVIHRGIVSTMERFVAYLTEVYKGAFPTWLAPIQATIIPVSVDAHGDYAYEIKERLQMKGLRVEVDDRNEKMGYKIRASQTQKIPYQLVVGDKELEDATVNVRRYGSKETAVEDLNIFIDAMEAEVKNYSREN
- a CDS encoding heavy metal translocating P-type ATPase → MTHFKKFLLTLLIGGIALLSEFVFHQPALAFAIVAFTGGILAFLMFLEMIKTLRSGRYGVDVLAITAILATLAVKEYWASLMILIMLTGGDSLEDYANKRAGKELQSLLDNTPRIAHRFKEGKLQDIVIDEINIDDQLLVKPGELVPADGRVTKGESSVDESSLTGESRPETKKPGDQIMSGSLNGDGSIQMIAEKRAADSQYQMIIKLVEESKEKPARFVRLADRYAVPFTLIAYLIGGISWWFSKDPLRFAEVLVVASPCPLILAAPIALVAGMSRSSKNGIVVKTGTTIEKLARTKTIAFDKTGTLTKGILEVEAIQPVNGIKKEELLLYAASAEQESSHILARSLVNNVKNSQLYPVSQLKEVTGQGIQAVVNNHEVKIGRASFVSAEEIETSNTAIYVTIDRSFAGTILFSDQIRPEAAKTIKELRKLDVKNLMMITGDGSAIAQTIAEKVQLDSVHARSLPQDKLTILESIPKDQRPVAMVGDGVNDAPALAAADIGIAMGAHGSTAASESADAVILKDDLLRVAKAVVISRDTMRIAKQSVLIGIFICIFLMLIASTGLIPALFGAVLQEVVDTVSILSALRAKKDPAIFPDSVPKTNIV
- a CDS encoding peptidoglycan D,D-transpeptidase FtsI family protein: MMKDFMKKILNTSWLEKIRKGAQEPKNKTFRRSHVPFRLNFLFFIIFTLFVALIARLGYLQIVNGEEMEARVKSTSTITVQESTPRGMIYDSTGKALVTNKANQAITYTRGTQVTAKDLLEIATKLNSLIDVPVDENLTDRDKKDFWLADPKHLKEATKRLSAKEKQLGNSEQYSAMVNKVTADEINLNEEQLKIATIFKRMNSAYELNTVYIKNSGVTDQELAVVAERASELPGVSTGTDWTREYNAASSLKSILGSVTTEKQGLPADEAEKYLAKGYSRNDRVGQSYLEKQYEDVLQGTKTQYEVSLDNEGNVSNQKEIFSGEKGSNLMLSMNAEFQSKVEEILKRNYQTLINNGKAQYSPGAYAVAMNPQTGEVLAMTGFSHEQGSKEITENALGTITSAFAPGSVVKAGTLTAGWASNAISGNQVLIDEPIRLQGASEKSSVFNRSGQVALDAVKALELSSNTYMIKVALKMLGLDYTPGMGLPSLDEEAKAYQQLRDSFKEFGLGTTTGIDLPNESPGISRSVDYMKKFNADNGKEWYTPGNFTDLAFGQFDTYTPIQLAQYASTVANGGKRVQPHLVKAIYGNDENGNLGEVKKEIGTTVENTVNISAENMAILREGFHQVVHGTDPYTTAKPLASAKMDLSAKTGTAETVAEGHPDITTVNSNIVAYGPTDNPEIAISVVLPNLLDEQDHMNLTIAKEIMDAYYDMFMAK
- a CDS encoding MurR/RpiR family transcriptional regulator → MSVISRIESMMEDYSSAEKKLANYIIGNIEKVPTMTANELAEASGLSAPTVVRFSKKIGFQSLTDFKITISTELQTGIDEGFSDIEANESFYSIKNKLGNNAQVAIKETVDILEEETIQKVVECLESAETVFLYGVGASSLVVKDILQKWSRVGKPIIFEKDIHVFLPQLVSNEKKKVLWLVSNSGRSADVVALAELAKSMNIEIIALTQFGNNPLSKIADVLVQTSRPKEITNRSAATNSLLAQFATIDIIFYFYMAKNEKLSEKVKKTREAIQEYFMDSK
- a CDS encoding 2-hydroxymuconate tautomerase, whose translation is MPFVHVELVEGRSPEQLENMMKDITEAVHKNTQAPKEHIHVIINEMKKGTYGVNGEWKK